TTCCGATCCAGACGAGTCCATCTCTGTCTTCCACGATCGACGTAACGCTCTTTCCGGGCAGACCCTGGCCTCCTCCACCCTTCGTACCGAAAAATCGAAACGAGTCGTCAGACGGATCGGTTGGATCTGCACCCGTGTCCAAAACGGCCAGTCCCTTGACGAGCCCGAAGGATGACTCCTCGCGCAGAATCAACCACTTCTGACCGAAAGAATCGATGAAGACGTCGGCATACGCCGTTGCGCCCGTTGTGAGCCCTCCACCGACAAGGGGCGGCAGACCGGTCCATGTCCCATCAGGCGCCCGATAATGGAGTGGGGTCGCGGATCCGCGCGTGGTGGCCCACACTCCTCCATCGGCCTCTACAGCGACTCCTCCAACCACGATGAATCCCGGGAAACCCGTCGCGGCCCGCAGGGTCGAATTCGATTCGTCGAAAATCTCTACCGCTCCGTCCGGCAGGACATGTGCAAGTCCGCCCCCCTCCGATGCCGCCCAGCCCGTCCCCACTGCATCAGCAGCCACGCTAGTAAAACTCCTCCTGCCTTCGAGGATGTCAAAGTAGTCACCGGTATAGTCGGTCCACGTCCCATCGACGTTGAGCCGATGGAATCCGGTACCACCCACCACACCTCCGGCCCATAACGTGCCGTCCACCGATGCAGCCAGATCTGAAAAAATGGCCGAAAAGGGCCCCTCGGGCAGGTATGCAACTCTAATGGCCTGCGGGTCCTGCGTACCCGGCGGAGGGACGTCAACTCGCACGAGGCCTGTGCCGGACGTGCCCACCCAAAGCTCATTGCCTACCAGCTGGATATCGCTTGGGAACGCCGCATCAGCTATAGGAAAGCGTGAGACCGTTTCGTTTTCGTCGATCACCAGAACCTGAAACTGCGTGAATCCAACCAGGAGTCCATCTGTGGACTCGAGCCTCGGAATGGCGCCGGCATCCACACCGAGATTTGCAAACACCGCCTCCGCTTGCCGCACAAAGAGTCCGCCATCCGTTCCCACGTACAGCCGCCCGGCGAAGTACGCAATCGACCGCACCACTGCAACAGGCAGCGCCTCCACTGTCCACGCCAACGGATCCTGGAGATTCACGGAATTCAGCGCCGCGATCGCGAGTCCGTCGTCCGTCGCAACCCAGATCGACTCAACGCCGTCACCGTCGGCCGCGAACGCCACGTCATTGACACCGGTGCCTGCGGGGACCGATCCGAGTCGCGTATACGCGTCGCGCACCTCACCCATCTCTGGATCAAACACAACTACACCGAAGTCCGTGCACACGAAGAGTGAGTCGCCGCGGCTCACAATTCGATTGATCGCCCTTCGACTGAAACGAGTCGCACGGGCGATGTCAAGAAACGACTCGATGGATCCGGTCTCGGTATCTATTCTGTCCAGCACACCGTCGGAGTACCCGACCCAGACGGAAGACCTTGGGGGGTCAATCGTTATCGTACGGGCCGATACGGCGTGCAGTCCATCAACAGCTGTCAGAGCGCCGATGCTGCCGGATGACCGTTCGACGTAGAACACTCCGCCTGCCGACGATGCCCAGATCTGGTCGGCTGCGACAG
This genomic stretch from Rhodothermales bacterium harbors:
- a CDS encoding T9SS type A sorting domain-containing protein, whose amino-acid sequence is MQIPFKLIVLVACVTISQSALGQLGSWTAHTSMQDVTGVAVAADQIWASSAGGVFYVERSSGSIGALTAVDGLHAVSARTITIDPPRSSVWVGYSDGVLDRIDTETGSIESFLDIARATRFSRRAINRIVSRGDSLFVCTDFGVVVFDPEMGEVRDAYTRLGSVPAGTGVNDVAFAADGDGVESIWVATDDGLAIAALNSVNLQDPLAWTVEALPVAVVRSIAYFAGRLYVGTDGGLFVRQAEAVFANLGVDAGAIPRLESTDGLLVGFTQFQVLVIDENETVSRFPIADAAFPSDIQLVGNELWVGTSGTGLVRVDVPPPGTQDPQAIRVAYLPEGPFSAIFSDLAASVDGTLWAGGVVGGTGFHRLNVDGTWTDYTGDYFDILEGRRSFTSVAADAVGTGWAASEGGGLAHVLPDGAVEIFDESNSTLRAATGFPGFIVVGGVAVEADGGVWATTRGSATPLHYRAPDGTWTGLPPLVGGGLTTGATAYADVFIDSFGQKWLILREESSFGLVKGLAVLDTGADPTDPSDDSFRFFGTKGGGGQGLPGKSVTSIVEDRDGLVWIGTQEGLAYFVNTGVTARDPSAVAIWPQRADRSEGTFLFLGLPVNDLAVDPANRLWIATNDGVRVVRSVEDGFEEVFRLTADSSPLLSDAVLAIEVVPDEGQVYFATDAGLVSVGIDAVSPSASVDDLFIYPNPVRLGESANSFVVVSGLVDRTEVSIVSAIGQVVATFTTRGGQSRWDLRDASGQPVPSGVYLVVAVAENGEGTAYGKVAVIN